The Desulfobacterales bacterium region TAAAATTCCAAATAAGGATTTTATTGGGGGTATCAATATTAAACTAACGGAAATATAAGATAAAAAAAACACTATAAAATTGGCGTAAACCTTGCATTGACATGATACGGTATCCCAATAAGAATGTTTAGCCTGCAAATAAAGCGACTTTCGGAACGCAGCAAAGCGTTCGCAGAGAGAAAGTGTGAGCGTATTTCCTGAAGAGTAATGACAGGTTTCGATGGTAGCATGGTGCGCTTGGTCGTCTTTGCAGCACCCAAATTGAAAAGTATGCCGGATTATCAATATGAAAGGGAGATTAAAATGAGAGAAGTGGCTGTAATCGGCACTGATATGACTCGATTCGGAAAGTATATAGATAAGGGAATAAAGTCCCTGGTTTACGCATCGGTGAAGGGCGCCATGGCAGATGCCGGTGTTGAAAAGAAAAATATTCAAGCGGCATTTATGGCAAATGCGGTAGGGGGGTTAATGACCGGCCAGGAGATGATTCGCGGTCAGGTGACACTAAGCGCGATGGGTATAGATTCCATCCCCATCTACAATGTGGAAAGCGCATGTGCCAGCTCTTCTTCAGCGTTCAACCTGGCCTATATGGCGGTGGCAGGCGGTATGTATGACTGTGTGTTGGTGACCGGCTACGAGAAGCTCTATGATGTGGACAAGCAGAAATCTTTCAATGCATTGGGGACAGCGTTTGATATTGAAAATGGCATTGAATTTTTTAAGGAAGCGGAAAAGCATTTTAAGACCGGAGAGAAAATTTTCAAGGAAGGGGCTGGAGAAAAAAGAAGCATTTTCATGGATATGTATGCTTTTTTAATTAAGGGATATATGGATCGATATGGGTTGACGCAGCAACATTTTGCCAAACTGGCGGTAAAATCACATAAAAACGGAGCCCTGAACCCGCATGCGCAGTATCAGAAAGAAGTGTCCACTGAAGAGGTGTTAAACTCGGGCGACGTTGTGTTTCCCTTAACGCGAATG contains the following coding sequences:
- a CDS encoding thiolase family protein; amino-acid sequence: MREVAVIGTDMTRFGKYIDKGIKSLVYASVKGAMADAGVEKKNIQAAFMANAVGGLMTGQEMIRGQVTLSAMGIDSIPIYNVESACASSSSAFNLAYMAVAGGMYDCVLVTGYEKLYDVDKQKSFNALGTAFDIENGIEFFKEAEKHFKTGEKIFKEGAGEKRSIFMDMYAFLIKGYMDRYGLTQQHFAKLAVKSHKNGALNPHAQYQKEVSTEEVLNSGDVVFPLTRMMCSPVCDGSAAAILCAKSEVAKYTTHPVWVAASVAGSGKLTYDKEDSITKRLAPQVYKMAGVGPKDIDMVEIHDATSPCEIMFLIELGLCPGEEAGHWIDNGAFDLDGRMPSNSSGGLATKGHPIAATGCGQIYEIVTQLRQRAGKRQVPNHPKIGMTHNGGGILGIDAASMTLHIFKR